One segment of Triticum aestivum cultivar Chinese Spring chromosome 2A, IWGSC CS RefSeq v2.1, whole genome shotgun sequence DNA contains the following:
- the LOC123190732 gene encoding uncharacterized protein isoform X1, which produces MASSTSAETSSVLRAPPSLHILYCELDDGGGVFFAGTKAGIKKQTKAGAMSTSQLLLYFLLTTTAEQASKALEMNKLQNPVLVLTSSSTSRGPQAAAHEKGISGRQHEQGRSSKLPRSSRRGSSLRSRIAKELKDELEGACGPGAAGARGPGARDPGARGSWPAAAQALRGRRGYRRRRSWAAEEHVLCGDGASRAAQVLGGGGASRAARVLGRGGARHVRQRSKQGGAGPGSRRSTSSAAAEQAIGRRRSWADDWPWRRAPATGEGRRKKTRPVW; this is translated from the exons ATGGCGAGCTCGACGTCGGCGGAGACGTCTTCTGTACTGCGAGCTCCACCATCCCTGCACATACTGTACTGCGAGCTCGACGACGGCGGTGGCGTCTTCTTCGCAG GGACCAAGGCAGGAATTAAAAAGCAAACAAAAGCAGGGGCCATGAGTACATCTCAACTTTTACTGTATTTCTTGTTGACAACTACTGCAG AGCAAGCAAGCAAGGCACTGGAGATGAACAAATTACAGAACCCTGTACTTGTTctcaccagcagcagcacgagtaGGGGACCTCAAGCGGCAGCACACGAGAAGGGGATCTCCGGGCGGCAGCACGAGCAGGGGAGGAGCAGCAAGTTGCCGAGAAGCAGCAGAAGGGGCTCCAGCTTGAGGTCCAGGATCGCAAAAGAGCTTAAGGATGAGCTTGAGGGAGCTTGTGGTCCAGGCGCGGCGGGAGCTCGTGGTCCAGGCGCTCGAGACCCAGGCGCGCGCGGGTCTtggccggcggcggcgcaggcCCTGCGAGGAAGGAGGGGATATCGTCGACGCAGGTCCTGGGCGGCGGAGGAGCACGTCTTGTGCGGTGACGGAGCAAGTAGGGCGGCGCAGGTCCTTGGCGGCGGAGGAGCAAGCAGGGCGGCGCGGGTCCTGGGCCGCGGAGGAGCACGTCATGTGCGGCAACGGAGCAAGCAGGGCGGCGCGGGTCCTGGGTCGCGGAGGAGCACGTCCAGTGCGGCGGCGGAGCAAGCAATTGGGCGGCGCAGGTCTTGGGCTGACGACTGGCCCTGGCGACGCGCGCCGGCGACGggcgaaggaagaaggaagaagacgcgACCTGTATGGTGA
- the LOC123190732 gene encoding uncharacterized protein isoform X2: MASSTSAETSSVLRAPPSLHILYCELDDGGGVFFAGTKAGIKKQTKAGAMSTSQLLLYFLLTTTAVLKIGPSEININVN; this comes from the exons ATGGCGAGCTCGACGTCGGCGGAGACGTCTTCTGTACTGCGAGCTCCACCATCCCTGCACATACTGTACTGCGAGCTCGACGACGGCGGTGGCGTCTTCTTCGCAG GGACCAAGGCAGGAATTAAAAAGCAAACAAAAGCAGGGGCCATGAGTACATCTCAACTTTTACTGTATTTCTTGTTGACAACTACTGCAG TACTAAAGATTGGTCCATCAGAAATCAACATCAATGTTAACTGA